Below is a genomic region from Virgibacillus dokdonensis.
AGAGCACATCAGATTTGTTCCAACTTCCCCGCCTCTTCATTTATTTTTAATGTCCTGGATCATATCTTTTACTAGCGCTTCTTGATAGCCTGCTTTTTTCATTCGTTTCATTTCTTTTACAAGTGGCAATAGTGTAGTGTGTTCCATGCACTCTAGTTTTTTTAATCGTTCTTTATCGATTGGTTTCACAGGATTACTTTTATGATATGCCGCTACATCCATTTGCCATAGACGCAACTGGGGTGCATAACGATGTAATAATCTTTCCGCCATTCCCACTCCTTCTGGATAAAAATCACTCGCATAATGAATGATACAATCTTCCTTTGCTAGTAAATCGCTAAATGTAGATAGTCTTTTTTGCGACTACGGAAATAGTGGCGGCGTTCTCCCAATCGCTGGACGACACGAGTAATACGACGAATTTGTTCATTCGTTCGCGTTTGTAAGCTATCTAATTCACTTTCTCGATAAGCATCTCCTAAAAACCAGATTGTTAACGTCTGCCACTTGCCTTCCATATCTTCCATTAATGCTTCATCTTCTGTTACATCTTCAAAACGTGGCACATGTTGCTGGTGAACGATGACTTGCTGCATAAAAGCATATAACTTTTCCTTATCGATCGTCCGAAGTAATTGCTGTGTTTTTTGCGCCGTATGCTGTAACCCAACGATAAAATCTCTTAAATAAGTCGTAAATTGATCTTTAAACACGAGAAAAGCTTCCGTATGTATACGTTCTTCTGCTTGTTCACTATTTATATGTACAATATAATCTGAGGTGTTTTTAGTAATGGAGCGAAAATAGGTGAAAATGTCATTCCACAGTTGCGAACATTCATCAGCCGCTGGAAAGAATGACTGTTGAAGCATCTTTTCTAGTTCGACTAATGATTGGTACAACCGTTCGAATTCTTTTTTCTCCAAAGATCCACCAAATACGTCACCACCTTTTTCCATTTCAACGAGCATTCGTTCAAATTCGACTGTATAAGGTGTACATTGATAACGAAAACGTTTCTTTTTAAATTCCTCGATTGTATGTGCTCTTCCCATTTCTTGTCTAGCTAATAAATTATTCCATTTTACCAATTGATCTAAATCTTGATGGAGTTGTTCTTCTGTATAATCTTTTAAATCCGTTGATTCTTTTAAATACGTCAATATTTCTTCTGGAAATAAAAATTCACGCATTCGTTCATGTTGGATATAGAAATAACGTAGAATAGCTCGATAACTCCAAGCTTTTTCAGCCGTTAAATAACTCGCTTCGACAACCTTTTTATACGTTTGCATATCTACATTCTCCTAGTTTAAACGTTTCTTCACTTAGAATGTACTTTTATCATAGCTAGTGAATCGCCTAAAGGTATTTTATATTACAAGAATCGACTTTTTTTATATTGTAAAGTCTTATAATCCACAAGTCCAATCGTACAATAGAGAGGGGGGGCGTATCTGTCTCAAACAATTTCCAGCACTTCATTTATACACACTTTTACTGTTTGTTTCGTGCGGTAGTGGCCACTGCGGAAAATTTTTTACCATTAGAGGGGGTATCACTTACGTAATGAAGGGAAATATCATCTATATAATTATAGAATAACTACATGCGTATTTATGCCTACATCCTCTTAATAAATCCTTCCAAATGCACTTGTTCATCTTACGATTGCTTGGTATTCTGATTACCGTCGCGTTTGTAGTGAAATGTAGAAATTTTTTAGAGGTTGTTCAAAAAATGCATTGAAAAAACTTAGCTTATCACTAAGTCTTATGACGAAAGCCTTTGTTTTTCTTATACGATAAACCAAAAAAAATTATACTTTTCCTATAGTGCTAAAAAGTGACTCATGGAACTTCATCGTTGCTTATTTAACGGACTGCATACACTCCACTACTTCAAACTTCACCGTCCAGAACTGTTATCCTTTTTATCTATTTTTTGCACATGCGCTTTTTTATATGGTTATCTTCATGCTAAAGGGGGAAACGAGGCTTGAATCAAAAGCAGATAAATGATTTATTATCCACCATGAATGATTTGCTGGAAGAATTGGAAGAAATACGAGAAAAAAGTAGGCAAGTGGATGATCAGTGTAACGATTTAGACATTCGAGCAAGTAATATGAAAGGAAATATAAACCAATTAGAACAAGGGTTACAATCCTTAGAAGGGCAATTTAACTTAGTCACAACAGGTCACGAAAATGTGATCTTTTCCAACACTTCTTGGCTTTAGCCCCATCATCAGTCAAAAATTCAAAATATACAGGAGGTACATTAAAAGAGTATCTCCTCATTTTTATGACCCATATATTCCGAAAATTGTTTTTTTCTGAATAATGTGGTATATTATTCATATGACAATTGACGAGAGGAGGGCATAGGTAAAGAAGCAATACTTAAAGAAGGGGGATTTAAATTGAAAAAAGCTTTTTTCTTATTGTTTGTAATTAGTTTATCATTATTGGCAACGCCATCAGCATCATTAGCTTTGGAAGAAAAAGAACATGACTTGAAATTAACTAACGAGGATTTGTCACATTTACAAGAAGAATTAGTTAAATATGATGTAGAAGCAGAAATAGCTAAGAGTCTAAGTGAGAAGCTTAATAGCGGACAATTACTAGATTCCATGACTATGACAGAGGAAGATGCAGTAGATTCAAGAATTAAGAAGCATTTAGACGGTAGCGAAGAAAAACTCTATATCTATCCTGACGGTTCTATTACAGTGGCAGGTGTTGAACCTGATAAGATTACAGCTTTCGCAGAAGGTATTAAAGGAGGTAGTTGTAGAACTGGAACAGGTTATACAAATTGCACTAACAAAGTGGTTTACTATAAAAACCCTGGCGTTTGGGAAATCAGTTTTAGAGCAAATTATACATTTCAAAGATCGCAATTTGACATTATCTCAAGAGTTTATAATCATAGTGTATGGATGATTGGTGGAACAGCCCAAGACCCATCATTAAGAATGTTAAAATCAAAAGAAAATAGCGCAGGTCCAGCAAAAGCTCGCTTCTCTACTTATCTTAACTTAGGCGGAAGCTATGGAACTTTAACCAGAAGTGTTGAATTGAGAGTAGGTAATAACCGAGCAAAAGTTTACGCTGCTAAATATTATTAATATTTTACAATAGGGGACTATTCCTGAAGAGGAATCCCCTATTTACATTTTAGAAATTTAATTCTACAATTAAAGAAACATTAGATTAATTTCAATAGGAGGAATTGCTGTGTTTCTAGGAGATTTGTTGTCACAACTTTTCGTCTATGGATCAATAGTTTTAATAATATTGATTGTCTTTTTAATATATCGTAATTCGAAAAATAATTAACACATAAAAATCTGTATCCCTTCATAATAATATATTTTATGGTAGTTGTAGCATAAATTATTAAAAACATACCCATTTGATAAAAATAATTTTGCCTATTTTAAAAACAAACCTTCTTAAAGGAGATAAATAAAATTAAGAAAAATCGGGCAAAAACTGAGGCCACTGAAAAAGCCCAAAAAGATATGATTTCCAACTTTATCATGGGAATCATGTCTTTTTAGATGCAGGAATGTAAGTTTGTAAAGCTGGACATATGGCGATTCGCAAAGCACGCCAAGGAAAGAAAAGTGTCGCGAAGAACCAAACAGATACCTATTATTTTGACGTGGAAAAATGTAAATTTTGTCCGTTCAGAGAAGGCTGTTACAAATCTGGAGCTAAAAGCAAGAGTTATTTCGTAAGCACCAAATCGAATGAACAAAATGAACAGGCGAAGTTCCAAGAAACGAATGATTTTAAAGAGAAATCCAAAGAACGCTATAAGATTGAAGCGAAAAATAGCGAGTTAAAACACAGACACGGATATGATTTTTCAACATCTTCGGGTCTAGTTGGCATGGAAATGCAAGGAGCCATGGCAATATTCTCTGTAAACCTAAAACGAATATTGAAACTAATGGGTTAAAAATAAGCAAATTGAGTGCATAAATCAGTAAAATGAGGACTTACACTAAGAAATCATAAGATTTTCAGTGACCTCTCTTAGGCTGCCTTTCTTCTAAATTTAAATGGGATTGGTACCCTAATTTTTCTTGAATACGTTCTTCATTATAAGGCTTCATAAGTATTATTCCTACACAATTTCTGATCTCCTGAAATGATAACGAATTGTATTTAATTGGAATTCTTCCTATGTTAATTAGCAAACACCAATAGTTATTAATACACTATAAATAACGCACTGGAAATATAAAAGTTATAACTATGTCGAGAAAAACTTCCACTCCTTTAAAAGCAAATGACCATTCTATTCTAAAAAGTGGTAAAATAAGAAACAAATACTTTGTCACGGAAAGGAGTTTACTTCATGACAAACATTCCTATTTTGGATGGTCATAATGATACATTATTAAGATTACACAAGTCACATGAAAGTGAAATGATTTTCTTTAATGAAAATACTTTTGGGCATATTGATTTGCCACGTGCAAGAACAGGCAAGTTTGCTGGAGGCTTTTTTGCTGCCTTTACTCCAAATGAGAACTACAAAGTCGAACCAGAAAAACATGTAACTAAAACAGGATACGATATGCCCTTACCACCACCTATTGATCAGCCATTTGCATTGAATTATACGAACGCCTTGGCTGCAACTCTTTTTAAGCTAGAAGCCGCTTCAAATGGAAAAATAAACGTCGTGAAAAGCAAGGAAGAATTGATCCGTTGTTTGAACAAGCAAAAATTGGCTACTATTTTCCATATAGAGGGAGCTGAAGCGATTGATCGTGAGTTCCATGCGCTTCACGTCCTTTATCAAGCTGGGTTGCGATCATTAGGCATTGTTTGGAGTAGACCTAATCGATATGGCGAAGGTGTTCCTTTTCGCTATCCATCTTCTCCTAACATCGGTGATGGGTTAACAGATGATGGAAAACGCCTCGTAAAGGAATGTAATCAGCTCGGAATTATGGTTGATACAACGCATTTAAACGAGAGGGGATTTTGGGACGTTGTTCAGTTAAGTGATGCTCCTATTGTAGCAACTCATTCAAACGTCCATGCAATCTGTCCAATTTCAAGAAACCTTACCGATAATCAACTCAAAGCAATTAAAGATAGTAATGGAGTAGTAGGCATTAATTATGCAGTCAATATGTTACGTCCTGACGGTCAATTTGATACAAATATTCCATTAGATACCATTGTTGATCATATCTCCTATATAGCGGATAATTACGGAATTGATCATGTCGCTTTAGGATCCGATTTCGATGGCACAACTGTACCAGATAGTCTAAAAGATGTGACAGGTTTACCTAAATTACTAAAGAGGCTAGAAATAGCGGGGTTTGCAGAGCAAGAAATTGAAAAAATTGCTTATAAAAATTGGATACGCGTATTAGGAGAAACTTGGAAGGAGTAAGGTCTATAGTTAGCATTTCAGAAATTAGATATGTAGGGAGTTTATCCTAATAAAGTGATACTACAGGCAGTAACCGTTTACCGTTCTTCTACTTCATGTTTTCCAGCTTATTCAAGGAGATGACCTAAAGTAATAGGTGCTGTTATCTTCCACTTAGACTTGTCTAGCTTACATTTTCCAATTCTTAAGCTGGGAGTCCTACAGCACCTTAAATCCGGATAAACTCTAAATCTTAGTTTGTACTTGCCTCTTGCATCCTTTTTATCATATCAGAAGTAACTTTTACATCAAGTTGTGTAAAACCGCCTACGATAGATCCATAAACAGGTAAGAGAGAAGGAGTTAAAACTCGAAAATAGTCATCCTTTTCCAAGTTCCTATGGACAATTGGTAAAACTCCATCCACATCGTTAAAGATTCCGCCACACAATACCACTTTAACTTCTTCCCTATCTGTAAACAATTTACGATAAAGTGTTACGATGTGATGTACTATTTCAATTGCAGCATTTTCAACTATCCGGCTAGCTACACGATCATTTCTTTTATAGGCACAAAAAACAATTTCAGATAAACTTGCAATCGTTCTCTTCATATCTTGCGCAAAATAAATATGGTCAATGAGAGAGCGAGCATTA
It encodes:
- a CDS encoding DUF2399 domain-containing protein; this encodes MIHYASDFYPEGVGMAERLLHRYAPQLRLWQMDVAAYHKSNPVKPIDKERLKKLECMEHTTLLPLVKEMKRMKKAGYQEALVKDMIQDIKNK
- a CDS encoding TIGR02677 family protein; its protein translation is MQTYKKVVEASYLTAEKAWSYRAILRYFYIQHERMREFLFPEEILTYLKESTDLKDYTEEQLHQDLDQLVKWNNLLARQEMGRAHTIEEFKKKRFRYQCTPYTVEFERMLVEMEKGGDVFGGSLEKKEFERLYQSLVELEKMLQQSFFPAADECSQLWNDIFTYFRSITKNTSDYIVHINSEQAEERIHTEAFLVFKDQFTTYLRDFIVGLQHTAQKTQQLLRTIDKEKLYAFMQQVIVHQQHVPRFEDVTEDEALMEDMEGKWQTLTIWFLGDAYRESELDSLQTRTNEQIRRITRVVQRLGERRHYFRSRKKDYLHLAIY
- a CDS encoding DUF5626 family protein, translating into MKKAFFLLFVISLSLLATPSASLALEEKEHDLKLTNEDLSHLQEELVKYDVEAEIAKSLSEKLNSGQLLDSMTMTEEDAVDSRIKKHLDGSEEKLYIYPDGSITVAGVEPDKITAFAEGIKGGSCRTGTGYTNCTNKVVYYKNPGVWEISFRANYTFQRSQFDIISRVYNHSVWMIGGTAQDPSLRMLKSKENSAGPAKARFSTYLNLGGSYGTLTRSVELRVGNNRAKVYAAKYY
- a CDS encoding dipeptidase; its protein translation is MTNIPILDGHNDTLLRLHKSHESEMIFFNENTFGHIDLPRARTGKFAGGFFAAFTPNENYKVEPEKHVTKTGYDMPLPPPIDQPFALNYTNALAATLFKLEAASNGKINVVKSKEELIRCLNKQKLATIFHIEGAEAIDREFHALHVLYQAGLRSLGIVWSRPNRYGEGVPFRYPSSPNIGDGLTDDGKRLVKECNQLGIMVDTTHLNERGFWDVVQLSDAPIVATHSNVHAICPISRNLTDNQLKAIKDSNGVVGINYAVNMLRPDGQFDTNIPLDTIVDHISYIADNYGIDHVALGSDFDGTTVPDSLKDVTGLPKLLKRLEIAGFAEQEIEKIAYKNWIRVLGETWKE